The proteins below are encoded in one region of Caballeronia sp. SL2Y3:
- a CDS encoding transporter substrate-binding domain-containing protein — protein sequence MSHSSRPQRALRFLLAIAWLLAALTAGASHAGARLVIGAVPGMVPPLDVAAGPDANAAPRGVSVEFAQAVAESLGMTPQWRRYPNRAALIDALSRGEIDMATGATGDDPGGSLLLSRPYLPIKTVIVEPLAKHAATHRMAYVQTQTSPARLAAAYPSMTPAAYADTVSALLAVSLGQADAFAGDVTAAAYCIGHLDLPGLAVTGFAPFDEGGYSFAFAAGRPHTQALAQRVDAALARLPPRFTIVARARWEVAMTVVSAQGALVLTPEQKAWIATHPVVYYSMLSHAPPLMFRDARGQPAGLAPDLLAAVSRMTGLRFEGRLRRDIARIEQDVKTGESAFLPISVPRDPDDPDFAASLPFGEGLVAIVTRSGVPPLADAAALAGKRVALPSGFPVPPTLTGKAPTARIVEVGPIEGQLAAVANGKADAALLDMKLANYAVGNPYRGRLTISGVLSSKPSPHVFLVARNQPVLLDILNRAVAAPPPHELEAIRARWQLTEHPETLWEERRPRVELGAALGGALVLVLAAWAVSLRAQIVRRIAAEKAMRAAKEEAETANRAKSTFLATMSHEIRTPMNAVLGLLELELRAPGNREATERSLRTAHHAARDLLGMIDDLLDVAKIEAERLVLAPSPVELFAWVASVAAIYEPAARAKGIALVVERHGERDGPAWIMADAQRLRQIVGNLLSNAIKFTDAGAVTLACDVAPPRDGKRAVRLVVSDTGVGIAPERQASLFTPFVQAHDGGARRFGGTGLGLTISKRLVSMMGGSIAFASTPGHGTRFTVCAAFPEAQETALPQPSDARAPAAETARALRGLRVLVVDDHPANRMVLDGQIRLLGGSTEVAVDGRSAFARWRDHPGAFDVILTDCSMPEMSGEELAEAIRAEEATHAFGARATPIVGLTANAQPEAARRAVAAGMTMCLVKPIGLDALRDALAVAASRDEREAGFGQTRHIAESERGGGRPTASAISEPIQATTTQSTPAVQTRDDKGSTDTTPPFDAATLVTFGDQAATLLETLRSANAHDLEEAHAARNACDHERLREIAHRMKGAAAVIGAARFQETCVALQRDCDRAIDEDRNGEDDASIDAAFAAFEHAALTLDAALDAAVARPSV from the coding sequence GTGTCTCATTCTTCGAGGCCGCAACGCGCGTTGCGCTTTCTGCTCGCTATCGCATGGCTCCTCGCGGCGCTGACGGCGGGCGCTTCCCATGCCGGCGCGCGGCTCGTGATCGGCGCGGTGCCGGGCATGGTTCCTCCGCTCGATGTCGCCGCAGGCCCGGACGCGAACGCCGCGCCGCGCGGCGTCTCCGTCGAGTTCGCGCAGGCGGTGGCCGAATCGCTCGGCATGACGCCGCAATGGCGGCGCTATCCGAATCGCGCCGCGCTCATCGACGCGCTCTCGCGCGGCGAAATCGACATGGCTACCGGCGCGACCGGCGACGATCCCGGCGGCTCGCTGCTGCTCTCGCGGCCTTATCTGCCCATCAAGACGGTCATCGTCGAGCCGCTTGCAAAGCACGCCGCCACGCATCGCATGGCGTACGTGCAGACGCAGACATCGCCCGCGCGGCTTGCGGCCGCGTATCCGTCGATGACGCCCGCCGCTTACGCCGACACCGTTTCGGCATTGCTCGCGGTTTCGCTCGGTCAGGCCGATGCGTTCGCCGGCGACGTGACCGCCGCCGCGTATTGCATCGGACACCTCGATTTGCCCGGTCTCGCGGTCACGGGCTTCGCGCCCTTCGACGAGGGCGGCTACAGCTTCGCGTTCGCAGCGGGCCGGCCGCACACGCAGGCGCTGGCGCAGCGGGTCGATGCCGCGCTGGCGCGCCTGCCCCCGCGCTTCACGATCGTCGCCCGCGCTCGCTGGGAAGTGGCGATGACCGTAGTATCGGCGCAGGGCGCGCTCGTACTTACGCCCGAGCAGAAGGCGTGGATCGCGACGCATCCGGTTGTCTATTACTCGATGCTCTCTCACGCGCCGCCGCTCATGTTCCGCGACGCGCGTGGTCAGCCCGCCGGTCTCGCGCCGGACCTGCTCGCGGCCGTTTCGCGCATGACCGGGCTGCGCTTCGAGGGACGCCTGCGCCGCGACATCGCGCGGATCGAGCAGGACGTGAAGACCGGCGAATCGGCATTCCTGCCGATCAGCGTGCCGCGCGATCCGGACGATCCGGACTTCGCCGCCTCGCTGCCGTTCGGCGAAGGGCTCGTCGCCATCGTCACGCGCTCGGGCGTGCCGCCGCTCGCCGATGCGGCCGCGCTCGCCGGCAAGCGTGTGGCGCTACCTTCCGGCTTTCCCGTGCCGCCGACGCTGACCGGCAAGGCACCGACGGCGCGCATCGTCGAAGTGGGTCCGATCGAAGGCCAACTCGCCGCTGTCGCGAACGGAAAGGCCGACGCGGCCCTGCTCGACATGAAGCTCGCCAATTACGCGGTCGGCAATCCGTATCGCGGCAGGCTCACGATCAGCGGCGTGTTGTCGTCGAAACCGTCGCCGCATGTGTTTCTCGTCGCGCGCAATCAGCCGGTGTTGCTCGACATTCTGAATCGCGCCGTCGCGGCGCCGCCGCCGCACGAACTCGAAGCCATTCGTGCGCGCTGGCAACTTACTGAGCATCCCGAAACGTTGTGGGAAGAAAGGCGTCCGCGCGTCGAGCTGGGCGCGGCGCTCGGCGGGGCGCTCGTGCTCGTGCTGGCCGCGTGGGCGGTGTCGCTGCGCGCGCAGATCGTGCGACGCATCGCCGCCGAGAAGGCGATGCGCGCCGCGAAGGAGGAAGCGGAGACCGCCAACCGCGCGAAGTCCACCTTTCTCGCGACGATGAGCCACGAAATCCGCACGCCGATGAACGCCGTGCTCGGCCTGCTCGAACTCGAATTGCGCGCGCCCGGCAACCGCGAGGCAACCGAGCGGTCGCTGCGCACGGCGCATCACGCGGCGCGCGATCTGCTCGGCATGATCGACGATCTGCTCGACGTCGCGAAGATCGAAGCCGAGCGGCTGGTGCTCGCGCCGTCGCCGGTCGAGCTGTTTGCGTGGGTCGCGAGCGTCGCGGCCATCTACGAGCCGGCGGCGCGGGCGAAGGGCATCGCGCTCGTCGTCGAGCGGCACGGCGAGCGCGACGGCCCGGCGTGGATCATGGCGGACGCGCAGCGGCTGCGGCAGATCGTCGGCAACCTGCTGTCCAACGCGATCAAATTCACCGATGCCGGGGCGGTCACGCTGGCGTGCGATGTCGCGCCGCCGCGCGACGGCAAGCGCGCGGTCAGGTTGGTCGTGTCCGATACGGGCGTCGGCATTGCGCCGGAGCGGCAGGCGTCGCTCTTCACGCCGTTCGTGCAGGCCCACGACGGCGGCGCGCGGCGCTTCGGCGGCACGGGGCTCGGACTCACCATCAGCAAGCGGCTCGTGTCGATGATGGGCGGCAGCATCGCCTTCGCGAGCACACCCGGACACGGAACCCGCTTCACGGTGTGCGCCGCGTTTCCGGAAGCGCAGGAGACGGCGCTGCCACAGCCTTCCGACGCGCGCGCTCCGGCGGCCGAGACCGCGCGCGCGCTCAGAGGCTTGCGCGTGCTCGTCGTGGACGATCATCCTGCGAACCGCATGGTGCTCGACGGACAGATCCGGCTGCTCGGCGGCTCGACCGAGGTGGCCGTGGACGGCCGCAGCGCGTTTGCGCGCTGGCGCGACCATCCGGGCGCGTTCGACGTGATTCTCACCGACTGCTCGATGCCCGAGATGAGCGGCGAGGAGCTGGCCGAAGCCATCCGCGCCGAGGAAGCGACACACGCGTTCGGCGCACGCGCGACGCCCATTGTCGGCCTGACGGCGAATGCGCAGCCCGAGGCGGCCCGGCGCGCGGTGGCGGCGGGCATGACGATGTGCCTCGTGAAGCCGATCGGGCTGGATGCGCTGCGCGATGCGCTGGCGGTCGCCGCGAGCAGGGACGAGCGGGAAGCTGGATTCGGGCAGACGAGACATATCGCTGAAAGCGAGCGAGGTGGGGGCAGGCCGACCGCGTCCGCGATCTCAGAGCCCATACAAGCCACGACAACACAGTCGACGCCTGCGGTACAGACCCGCGATGACAAAGGAAGCACCGACACCACGCCGCCTTTCGACGCCGCCACGCTCGTCACCTTCGGCGATCAGGCCGCGACGCTCCTGGAGACGCTCCGTTCGGCCAACGCGCACGATCTCGAAGAGGCGCATGCGGCGAGGAACGCGTGCGATCACGAACGTCTGCGTGAGATCGCGCATCGAATGAAGGGGGCGGCTGCGGTTATCGGCGCGGCGCGGTTCCAGGAGACGTGCGTCGCGCTCCAGCGGGACTGTGACCGCGCCATCGACGAAGATCGCAACGGCGAAGACGATGCCTCCATCGACGCAGCGTTCGCCGCCTTCGAGCATGCCGCGCTGACACTCGATGCCGCGCTCGACGCCGCCGTTGCGCGGCCTTCGGTGTGA